From the genome of Clavelina lepadiformis chromosome 2, kaClaLepa1.1, whole genome shotgun sequence:
CGTTTTTGGCCTTTCgtataaatttgtttgagcaataaaaaaaattaaaaatatgttgcctatttcttattttaaccTGGTTTGAACCCTATGCACTGGACTTGTTCGACATGACGActagataaaaaaaaatattgcttaAAAGAATTCAAATGCTACTCACTTGAGCGAAATCTTCATAATCCAATGCCCAGAACACttgtaatataaaaaaatcaaagtggGCCGACAATTTTATTTGCTAAGCATAGAcgatcaaaaaaatcttgccgCGCAAACAaagttcttgtttttttttaaacaatttgcacaaATGATCGTTATCTTTTGAGCAGTGTGTTGTTGAGCTATGCACACATATATATAGATCTGTAACACTATGCACCCAACAGCTTTTTTTCAGGTGCTGACATTCATGGTTAGATAGCTCTTGATGTCTTAGGCTATATGTGTCATGGCACTTCATAGTAAACAAAAGGTGTTCCTTGAAAATGTTGGTGGGGATTTTTCCAGTTTTCAGTTGTCTCGATTGGAAGAAGGTGCTGCAAACATTCTACGTCAAACTAAAATGGCTGAAAACATTCCACAAAAGCATTCACAAATTACTCAGGCAATTGGAGAATGGTTTGAAAGCTGGCAAAATTGGCAAAAGCGAGTTGTTCTTTCGGGAATAATCCATCGCTTTGGTAAGCCTcagttaaaaagtttaaacatgGCAGTGGAGTCCGTATTTCATCGTGACTTTCTCAATAATGAAGCAGACAAATATCCAATGAAAAAAGTCAGATCTTCCATTAAAACGACGGAAGGTGTTCAATGGAAAGATACCGAAACTAACAATctagaaataacaaaacataCCCCAGTCAACCAAACTGGTTCTACTGCAGATGACATGCCTTCAAAGTCTCCAAACTATGCTGTATTTTCAACAAGAAGTCCTGTTAGTTCTCCGATTACCAATTCTTCAAACTCATCAGCCAAATATAGGCGGTCTTTAAAACCCTCAAACAACAGTAGTCGTCAGAAAAACAGGTTAGATTAAATAACTCCAActcaattatttattattttaactgAAAAACTTGTTAAACCTATTGAATGCTTTCTATTTAAGCCATTGATATATTGcacaaaaatattactttcttccaaataaaaataaatgaaaactttattttcgttaaatcagtaaaaataaaaaaggagAATTTTATCATCTTGTTGTGTGTGTTCTAGTAAACTCGTGATTACGTTCGTGAAACTTGATTTTTGTAGAACCAAGAGTGTTGGTGAAGAATCAGACCTGGTAGCACGACCTGACTCCAAGGCTTCAATTTGGATGATGGGTCCACCTGAAACAAACTATGATGATGCTAGCTCGGAATTTCAAAGCAGAATAAGTGCAATAAATGTGATAACTGATGACTTTTTTTCGGAATCCACTAATAATGACATTCTTGGAAAATTTGTGACAACCCAAAGCAAAGCTGGAAGTCAGTTCATTtcaaggtaaaaaaaattatcaaaaagaATTTATAAAGTTGTTAAATTAATCTGTCACATTTTTGCTACCATTGTACCAGTGCTCATAGTGGcctgttttatattttttctttttaatgttTGACGTTATTGCTGAAGCTGTTATATGTAAAGGCTggataaaaaaagaaaccACCTTCCTGTTCCAACGTCACAGCAGCTTTACAAAAACGAAAAGCTTTGGTCAAACCAACATATTACCTTGCATCCAAAATTACAGAGATTAAAAGAACTATTCCAGAATCAGATGAATCAAATTTGGGAggtttgttttgataaattggTTGATGTAAGCACTTTATGCTTTAAATACATATATATGTGTATGTATATATCTAAAATAACTGTAACCTGTGTTTCATTTGCCAGTGGATTAATCCATGGGAAGGATATCAAAGAGTGCGGTTGTTACTCTTTTTAATTTCTCAATCAGAATCTGCAATTGTTAAATTTGTAGCTGATTGTGTAAAGCAGAAACTTGCTGAAGGTAATTTCCATGTGTCTGTCAGCTTGTTTAAAATAACCTGACATTGGCATAAACATTTGCTCTTAAGAAAAGCCtttcaaaagatttatttaaagttaGTATTTCATTTCGATGGTCTTCAAACTAACAGGTGATTTTTCTTGTATGCAGTAACCTTAGCTGAAAGTGGTGCCCCTTCGCTACCTGATGTTTACTGgattaaagtttttaattacCTGGGTGCCAAGGAATTAGTCACAGCAGGAGAAGTGTGCAAGAGATGGCACAACCTTActcaaaatgacaaaatctGGAAAACCAAGTGCGCACAAATTGGTATGCCTTTAACTTATGCATACTTTTTTGTGGAGGTTACTAAACTACCTATTTCAGATGAAAGTTTGTTTAGTCTATTATAGATGTTTCTTggctaaattttttaaataaatacattaaaacttgcctACATTAGAAActcaaaaataaactttatccTAAGGAATTCTGTATAACGTCTAAACACTTCTATAATTTTCCAGAACAAGAGATTGCTTATTATGCTTGCTCTACTCAATGTAACTGTAATCGCGTCATAATACCACATTaattcaaatgttttatattaactGATAAAAAAGGATGTCACAGTACTCAGTTAAGATTTACTTTTAACATTTTAGGTTATGGTTCGAAATGAATCCTTTTTTACGTAAGTGGCATTATAATTGAACCGAAAACTTTGGGGGATGAAATATGTGTCAATGTAGGCTACTGAAATTTCTGCTACCTAGGAAGCCATTGTAAGCAATCTTAAGCATAACATGTGAAACATAGAGTTTCTGCTGGGACCAAAGAGATTATCTCAGTAAAAATGGATCTTCAATATTGGCAGATTCTAGTGATTCTGATTTTCCATGTGACTGTGACCAATCTgcatatgactactgtataGCACGttgattatattttataaacgATCATAACAGGAAAAGAATTTGGTATTCCAAATTTGGTAAATCTTATGGAGGAGAATGCTGAAGAGAACGAAACACTTGACTGGATACAGGCCTATATTGAACTTGTCCAACGAACAAGAGAAAATGCAGACAAGTTAACTGCACTCATTAAAACAAAGCCAGATGACATATCAGAAGCTGGTTGGTGTTTGCTTCCTACATGCATTGCTGTTGTGTGAATATGACAAT
Proteins encoded in this window:
- the LOC143445945 gene encoding uncharacterized protein LOC143445945 isoform X1, with protein sequence MALHSKQKVFLENVGGDFSSFQLSRLEEGAANILRQTKMAENIPQKHSQITQAIGEWFESWQNWQKRVVLSGIIHRFGKPQLKSLNMAVESVFHRDFLNNEADKYPMKKVRSSIKTTEGVQWKDTETNNLEITKHTPVNQTGSTADDMPSKSPNYAVFSTRSPVSSPITNSSNSSAKYRRSLKPSNNSSRQKNRTKSVGEESDLVARPDSKASIWMMGPPETNYDDASSEFQSRISAINVITDDFFSESTNNDILGKFVTTQSKAGSQFISRLDKKRNHLPVPTSQQLYKNEKLWSNQHITLHPKLQRLKELFQNQMNQIWEWINPWEGYQRVRLLLFLISQSESAIVKFVADCVKQKLAEVTLAESGAPSLPDVYWIKVFNYLGAKELVTAGEVCKRWHNLTQNDKIWKTKCAQIGKEFGIPNLVNLMEENAEENETLDWIQAYIELVQRTRENADKLTALIKTKPDDISEAESESESDDDDEVQEKYKDYVPFWKIELNQPPKKNKFPRQQKARLLTPKRKKAKPPPDLTSTPGPKGPVESTEEAWASTYARSEVQSDSLKEPQAQATGGFLQMWKNITEELKDTDAESDAQRSDKYYEVEMLDDLLADEEVDAVNEEGELFAVDHRPKAPKTATGKFWLVDSHVVPVTKVICLEGHKGPVNCIVCQGKRIFSGGLDRIIRIWTSSGESFAKLGGSLKGSVVGMAIGADEKCQKLYAASWDESVSVFDCLTRKSEKQLTGHKDTVSDLSVDAKYIVTCSHDGTIRVWNIITHHCERVLKCHKGAVHCLTYANKLIITGGADKLIHISCADTGDLLKTLRGHKSPVNAVERQHSLVVSGDLEGMVKFWSLDGDGSPMESVKAHPKQINAIAFRGGRFFTASNDRLIKEWELMTMTCVRILQGHTQEVTGVQYTSKYLATSSKDSTVRLWFWGNDDNSK
- the LOC143445945 gene encoding uncharacterized protein LOC143445945 isoform X3, which codes for MALHSKQKVFLENVGGDFSSFQLSRLEEGAANILRQTKMAENIPQKHSQITQAIGEWFESWQNWQKRVVLSGIIHRFGKPQLKSLNMAVESVFHRDFLNNEADKYPMKKVRSSIKTTEGVQWKDTETNNLEITKHTPVNQTGSTADDMPSKSPNYAVFSTRSPVSSPITNSSNSSAKYRRSLKPSNNSSRQKNRTKSVGEESDLVARPDSKASIWMMGPPETNYDDASSEFQSRISAINVITDDFFSESTNNDILGKFVTTQSKAGSQFISRLDKKRNHLPVPTSQQLYKNEKLWSNQHITLHPKLQRLKELFQNQMNQIWEWINPWEGYQRVRLLLFLISQSESAIVKFVADCVKQKLAEVTLAESGAPSLPDVYWIKVFNYLGAKELVTAGEVCKRWHNLTQNDKIWKTKCAQIGKEFGIPNLVNLMEENAEENETLDWIQAYIELVQRTRENADKLTALIKTKPDDISEAESESESDDDDEVQEKYKDYVPFWKIELNQPPKKNKFPRQQKARLLTPKRKKAKPPPELKDTDAESDAQRSDKYYEVEMLDDLLADEEVDAVNEEGELFAVDHRPKAPKTATGKFWLVDSHVVPVTKVICLEGHKGPVNCIVCQGKRIFSGGLDRIIRIWTSSGESFAKLGGSLKGSVVGMAIGADEKCQKLYAASWDESVSVFDCLTRKSEKQLTGHKDTVSDLSVDAKYIVTCSHDGTIRVWNIITHHCERVLKCHKGAVHCLTYANKLIITGGADKLIHISCADTGDLLKTLRGHKSPVNAVERQHSLVVSGDLEGMVKFWSLDGDGSPMESVKAHPKQINAIAFRGGRFFTASNDRLIKEWELMTMTCVRILQGHTQEVTGVQYTSKYLATSSKDSTVRLWFWGNDDNSK
- the LOC143445945 gene encoding uncharacterized protein LOC143445945 isoform X2, with product MALHSKQKVFLENVGGDFSSFQLSRLEEGAANILRQTKMAENIPQKHSQITQAIGEWFESWQNWQKRVVLSGIIHRFGKPQLKSLNMAVESVFHRDFLNNEADKYPMKKVRSSIKTTEGVQWKDTETNNLEITKHTPVNQTGSTADDMPSKSPNYAVFSTRSPVSSPITNSSNSSAKYRRSLKPSNNSSRQKNRTKSVGEESDLVARPDSKASIWMMGPPETNYDDASSEFQSRISAINVITDDFFSESTNNDILGKFVTTQSKAGSQFISRLDKKRNHLPVPTSQQLYKNEKLWSNQHITLHPKLQRLKELFQNQMNQIWEWINPWEGYQRVRLLLFLISQSESAIVKFVADCVKQKLAEVTLAESGAPSLPDVYWIKVFNYLGAKELVTAGEVCKRWHNLTQNDKIWKTKCAQIGKEFGIPNLVNLMEENAEENETLDWIQAYIELVQRTRENADKLTALIKTKPDDISEAESESESDDDDEVQEKYKDYVPFWKIELNQPPKKNKFPRQQKARLLTPKRKKAKPPPDLTSTPGPKGPVESTEEAWASTYARSEVQSDSLKEPQAQATGGFLQMWKNITEELKDTDAESDAQRSDKYYEVEMLDDLLADEEVDAVNEEGELFAVDHRPKAPKTATGKFWLVDSHVVPVTKVICLEGHKGPVNCIVCQGKRIFSGGLDRIIRIWTSSGESFAKLGGSLKGSVVGMAIGADEKCQKLYAASWDESVSVFDCLTRKSEKQLTGHKDTVSDLSVDAKYIVTCSHDGTIRVWNIITHHCERVLKCHKGAVHCLTYANKLIITGGADKLIHISCADTGDLLKTLRGHKSPVNAVERQHSLVVSGDLEGMVKFWSLDGDGSPMESVKAHPKQINAIAFRGGRFFTASKSRPVDKRMGTDDDDMRSYTTRSYAGGYRSSVHEQVPGYK